The DNA sequence CGTAACTATCGCAGATTAGGCCGGAGCTGTCGGTCGAGCCGTCATCGATTAGTATTAATTCATAATCATAAAAAGATTGACTTAAAACGCTGTCAATACATGATGGCAAATATTTTTCTATATTATAAACAGGAACAATAACGCTAAATTTGGGCATATTATTGTACTCCAAAAATCCATCTGTATGGCAATATTTCTCCGCTGTTGTTGATTTTTATAGA is a window from the Clostridia bacterium genome containing:
- a CDS encoding glycosyltransferase yields the protein MPKFSVIVPVYNIEKYLPSCIDSVLSQSFYDYELILIDDGSTDSSGLICDSY